In Candidatus Promineifilum breve, one genomic interval encodes:
- a CDS encoding cold shock domain-containing protein has protein sequence MFRETGIVKWFSRLKGYGFINPDQGDKEVFVHYSAIHGDGYKNLFEGDKVEYDLIDQGKGPQAKNVEPRHQ, from the coding sequence ATGTTTCGCGAGACAGGTATTGTCAAATGGTTTAGCCGTTTGAAGGGTTACGGCTTTATCAATCCGGACCAGGGAGACAAGGAAGTATTCGTCCATTATTCCGCCATTCATGGCGACGGGTACAAGAACTTGTTTGAGGGGGACAAGGTCGAATATGACCTGATCGATCAGGGCAAAGGCCCTCAGGCGAAGAACGTGGAGCCACGCCACCAGTAA
- a CDS encoding response regulator transcription factor, producing MSYSLLIVDDNLSLANLYQIVFERQAWRVSRVSSGQEALTSLSAAVPDVVLLDVMMPDMNGIEVCRRIRDAYPTPPPRIVVYTANARSETRETSLAAGADIFFTKTVSVFELPARILAYLQQTDRPG from the coding sequence ATGAGTTACTCCTTGCTGATCGTAGACGACAACCTGTCACTGGCTAATCTATATCAGATCGTCTTTGAACGTCAGGCGTGGCGAGTGAGTCGCGTGTCCAGCGGCCAGGAAGCGTTGACCAGTCTGTCGGCCGCGGTGCCCGACGTCGTCCTGCTCGACGTGATGATGCCCGACATGAACGGCATCGAGGTCTGCCGCCGCATTCGCGACGCATACCCCACCCCGCCGCCCCGCATCGTCGTCTACACCGCCAACGCCCGCTCGGAGACGCGCGAGACGAGCCTGGCCGCCGGGGCCGATATATTCTTCACCAAGACGGTATCGGTCTTCGAGTTGCCGGCGCGCATCCTGGCCTATCTACAACAAACCGACCGCCCCGGCTGA
- a CDS encoding NAD(P)/FAD-dependent oxidoreductase yields the protein MQTVSEHDVIVVGAGPGGATTATALAQRGHDVLLIDRHTFPRDKVCGDAISQGCIQIMNDLGMAGKVKAAVARGEFHRLDGMRLVGPSGHVLHSEFQHGAGGVESYVSPRVYFDALIQQQAVESGAGFLQAEVKEPLLEDGRVAGVVARANGEWQAYRSRVVVGADGVTSTIMRHLRPEGGQHSDKHRAVALRAYIEGMEIYPHEVEFFLYDEILPGYAWIFPAGDHVANIGLGMRLDKFRGLKRNLKKMLQDFLAMPDLRARLPNSHALRDVAVWQLNFGSQKHLRHAYDGALLVGDAAGLINPLTGGGIHNALISGCLAAETIDEALRVNNTTREGLAIYEQRCDEAMGPEMRKSFLYQRVLLNYPRVVDFLIRYMGRHGGVAQSFLSKL from the coding sequence ATGCAAACGGTGAGCGAACATGATGTCATTGTTGTGGGGGCGGGGCCGGGGGGGGCCACCACGGCGACGGCTCTGGCGCAACGCGGGCACGACGTCCTGCTGATCGACCGCCATACGTTCCCGCGTGACAAGGTTTGCGGCGACGCCATCTCGCAGGGCTGCATCCAGATTATGAACGATCTGGGCATGGCCGGTAAAGTGAAAGCCGCCGTGGCGCGCGGCGAATTCCATCGGCTGGATGGGATGCGGCTGGTGGGGCCGTCGGGCCATGTGCTGCATTCCGAATTCCAGCACGGCGCGGGCGGCGTGGAATCCTACGTCTCGCCGCGCGTCTATTTCGATGCCTTGATCCAGCAACAGGCCGTGGAGAGCGGGGCCGGCTTCTTGCAGGCCGAGGTGAAGGAACCGCTACTGGAGGATGGCCGCGTCGCCGGCGTCGTGGCCCGCGCCAATGGCGAATGGCAGGCTTACCGGTCGCGCGTCGTCGTCGGCGCCGATGGCGTGACGTCGACCATCATGCGCCACCTGCGCCCCGAGGGCGGGCAGCATAGCGATAAGCATCGCGCCGTCGCCCTGCGGGCCTACATCGAGGGCATGGAGATCTATCCCCACGAAGTGGAGTTCTTCCTCTACGACGAGATTTTGCCCGGCTATGCCTGGATCTTCCCGGCCGGCGACCATGTGGCTAACATTGGCCTGGGGATGCGGCTGGACAAGTTTCGCGGCCTAAAGAGGAATTTGAAGAAAATGCTCCAGGATTTTCTGGCGATGCCGGACTTGCGCGCCCGGCTGCCCAACAGCCACGCCTTGCGCGATGTGGCTGTGTGGCAGCTCAACTTCGGTTCCCAGAAGCATCTGCGCCATGCCTACGACGGCGCGCTGCTGGTCGGCGACGCGGCCGGGTTAATCAATCCCCTGACCGGCGGCGGCATCCACAACGCGCTGATCTCCGGCTGTCTGGCGGCCGAGACAATCGACGAGGCATTGCGCGTCAACAACACGACGCGCGAAGGGTTGGCGATCTACGAACAGCGCTGCGACGAGGCGATGGGGCCGGAGATGCGCAAATCCTTCCTCTACCAGCGGGTGTTGCTGAACTATCCCAGGGTGGTGGACTTCCTGATCCGCTACATGGGCCGGCATGGCGGCGTGGCTCAGTCGTTTCTATCCAAGTTGTAG
- a CDS encoding low molecular weight protein-tyrosine-phosphatase produces MTVRVLFVCLGNICRSPMAEAIFQRLVNQAGLTDQIQVDSAGTSAYHVGERSHPGTRRVLTHHGITYDGRARQIMPADLANGPTYFIAMDGENVEELRRRFGDVPRLHRLLDFATYANTHDVPDPYYSDNFDYVYRLVEDGCRGLLTTVRADERL; encoded by the coding sequence TTGACCGTTCGCGTGTTGTTTGTTTGTCTGGGGAATATCTGTCGCTCGCCGATGGCCGAGGCTATTTTTCAGCGCCTGGTCAATCAGGCCGGGCTGACGGATCAGATTCAGGTCGATTCGGCCGGCACCAGCGCCTACCACGTCGGCGAGCGGTCTCATCCCGGCACGCGGCGGGTGCTGACCCATCACGGCATCACCTATGACGGCCGTGCCCGGCAGATTATGCCCGCCGATCTGGCTAACGGCCCAACCTACTTCATCGCCATGGATGGCGAAAACGTCGAGGAGTTGCGCCGGCGCTTCGGCGACGTGCCGCGCCTCCACCGCCTGCTCGACTTTGCCACCTACGCCAACACCCACGACGTGCCCGACCCCTATTACAGCGATAATTTCGATTACGTCTATCGCCTGGTCGAGGATGGCTGTCGCGGCCTGCTGACCACCGTCCGGGCTGACGAGCGCCTATAA
- the fahA gene encoding fumarylacetoacetase, with protein MDLITSPDAPFSLNTLPYGVFRPAPAAAARVGVAVGQWVLDLAALEAAGVFDDPALRGRSVFAHPALNAFMALGRAAWDETRATLQRLLAERPLSPIVARSLWPLAAVQMQLPAHIGDYTDFYSSREHATNVGAMFRPADEALLPNWLHLPVAYHGRSSSIIVSGDDVRRPWGQTLPPGAAMPIFQPSGELDFELEVGFFVGPGNQPGEPIPIAAAADHIFGLVLVNDWSARDIQRWEYRPLGPFLGKNFATSISPWVVPLAALAPFRCPGPPQEPPPLPYLQHDAAWAYDIELTATLQSAAMQAAGLPPLALSRTNFRHLYWSMAQQLAHHTANGCALRPGDLLASGTISGPTPDSRGSLLELAWGGTRPIALPTGETRRFLEDGDRLTIAGHCGAGDDRIDFGDVTGSVQPAHA; from the coding sequence ATGGACTTGATTACTTCACCCGATGCTCCGTTCTCCCTCAACACCCTGCCCTACGGCGTGTTCCGCCCCGCGCCGGCGGCGGCGGCGCGTGTCGGCGTCGCCGTGGGCCAATGGGTGCTCGATTTGGCCGCGCTGGAGGCGGCCGGGGTATTCGACGACCCGGCCCTACGCGGCCGGAGCGTCTTCGCCCACCCGGCGCTCAATGCGTTCATGGCCCTCGGCCGCGCGGCCTGGGACGAGACCCGCGCCACGCTCCAGCGCCTGCTGGCCGAGCGCCCTCTGTCGCCCATCGTTGCCCGTTCCCTGTGGCCCCTGGCGGCCGTCCAGATGCAGTTGCCGGCCCACATCGGCGACTACACCGACTTCTACTCATCGCGCGAGCACGCCACCAACGTGGGGGCCATGTTTCGCCCGGCCGACGAGGCGTTGCTGCCCAACTGGCTCCATCTGCCGGTGGCCTATCACGGCCGGTCTAGTTCGATCATCGTCAGCGGCGACGACGTGCGCCGTCCGTGGGGCCAGACGCTGCCGCCCGGCGCGGCCATGCCTATCTTCCAGCCGTCCGGCGAACTGGATTTTGAGCTGGAAGTGGGCTTCTTCGTCGGCCCCGGCAACCAGCCGGGCGAGCCGATCCCCATCGCCGCCGCCGCCGACCACATCTTCGGCCTCGTCCTGGTCAACGACTGGAGCGCCCGCGACATCCAGCGCTGGGAATACCGGCCGCTCGGCCCGTTTCTGGGCAAGAACTTCGCCACGTCGATCTCCCCCTGGGTGGTGCCCTTGGCCGCGCTGGCGCCGTTTCGCTGCCCCGGCCCGCCTCAGGAGCCGCCGCCGCTGCCCTATCTGCAACACGATGCGGCGTGGGCCTACGACATCGAACTGACGGCCACACTGCAAAGCGCCGCCATGCAGGCCGCCGGACTACCGCCGCTGGCCCTGAGCCGCACCAACTTTCGGCATCTCTACTGGAGCATGGCCCAACAGTTGGCCCACCACACCGCCAACGGCTGCGCCCTGCGGCCGGGCGATCTGTTGGCCTCGGGCACGATCAGCGGCCCCACGCCCGATTCCCGCGGTTCGCTGCTGGAGTTGGCCTGGGGCGGGACGCGGCCGATCGCCCTGCCGACCGGCGAAACGCGCCGCTTCCTGGAG